Within the Tautonia marina genome, the region AGGGCGGCTCAGGCAGACTCCTCGGGCACCTTCGAGGCGATGTAACGGTGGATGTCCTCGGCCATCTGTTCCAGCCGCTGGGCGGTTTCGGCCTTGGCGGTGTCGACACTCGCGCCGTCGGCAAGGCCCGAGGTGTCGGTCCGGGCAAACAGATAGAACTTGATCTTCGGCTCGGTCCCGGAGGGTCGAGCGGCAAATCGGGTGCCGGGGGCGTCGAGCGTGAAGATGAGCAGGTCGCCGGACGGCTCGGGCAGGGGGGTTGGCGGAGCGCTTGAACCCGGGCGACGCGATTCGTGGCGGCCGTAGTCGTCGACTCGCGTCACCGCCAGGCCGCCGATCTGGTGCGGAGGATCTTCGCGGAGCGCGGCCATGAGCGACCGGATCTTTTCGAGGCCCGTGCGACCTTCGTAGACCTTGTTGATCAACGCCTCGCCGTAGTGGCCGTGCTTGCGGTACAGCTCATCGAGGTAGTCGAGGACGGTCTGGCCGCGCTCCTTGAGGGTTGCGACCAGCTCGGCAAAGAGCAACGCAGCGACGGCAGCGTCCTTGTCGCGGACATGGGTGCCGCGGAGGTAGCCGTGCGACTCCTCAAACCCGAACAGGAAGTTCGACGGCCCGGCGCGGTCGATCCGCTGGCCGATCCACTTAAACCCGACGAGCAGGTTGTCTTCCATGCCGATCCCGGCCTGCTCGGCAATCGAGCGGGTCATCGGCGTGCTGACGAGGGTGGTGACCATGTAATGATCGGGGCGGAGGCTCCCGGCCTTCTGGCATTGTTCCACCACGAAGGCCGCCAGCAAGGCACCAATCTGGTTGCCGGTCAACGTCGTCCAGGCTCCGGCCGACGAGGGGCCGACGGGCAGGGCCACGCCGATCCGGTCGGCGTCGGGGTCGCTGGCGATCACCAGATCGGCCCCGGTGCGGCGAGCCTCCTCGATTGCCGGTTCGAGCGTCCGGGGGACCTCGGGATTGGCCACGTGACCGGGGACGTTCGAAAAGTCGGGGTCCGGCTGACGCTGCGATTCGAGGACGTTGACCTTCGCAAATCCGGCCGCCCGAAGCGCCTCGCCGCAGGCCGAATCGCCGACCCCGTGCATCGGCGTGTAGACGATCGAGGCGTTCCTCGCGTCGGAAACCGACTGCGAGACGACGGCGGCGATGAAGGACCGATCAATCTCCTCGCCGACAAGCTGGATCGACCCGTCCTTGAGCCCTTCGTCCATCGAGACTTCGGGAATTTCACGCTCGGAGACGGCCTCGACGCAGGCAATGATCCCCGAGTCGTCGGGGGGGATGACCTGGCCCCCGGTGCTCGCGTAGCACTTGAAGCCGTTGTCCGATGGCGGATTGTGCGAGGCGGTGATCATGATTCCGCCGTCACACCCCAGATGTCGGACGGCAAAGGAGAGCAGGGGGGTCGATCGCGGCTCGGGAAAGAGGTAGACCGTGAATCCGGCCCCGGCCAGGACTCGGGCGCAGCACTCGGCGAACTCCTTCGAGTTGCGCCGGGCGTCTCGGGCGATCACACACGACCGCTTCGCGTCTGATCCTTTGCGAGAGGTGACGTAATCGGCCAAGCCTCGGGCGCTCTCGGCGATGGTGCGCTCGTTCAGGACGTTCGTGCCGATCGGGTACATCCGGCCTCGGCGTCCGCCGGTCCCAAATTCGAGAACGGCGAAAAAGGCGTCGTCCAGCTCTCGCCAGCGCTGCTGCTCAATGTCGGCTCGGAGCCGATCGCGGTAGGGGACGAACGGCGACTCGATCAACCAGCGGCGAATGTTCTTCGCCGCCGACTCGGAGAGCTTTCCCTCGGCCACCGCCTGAGCGACACGAGCCACGGAGTCGTCCTGAGCCGTAGACATGAGACCCTTTTCCCTCGATGCGAACTCATTGCAACCACGAATGCTCGGCACGATCGCCGGGCCGGATGGGCGGGCCGGAGGAAGACCGACCGCCCACAGGCTATCCGCGCAGCCAAAGGGCCTTCAAGACCACGGCGTCGGTCGATTGCGTCGCTCGGCAGGGCTCGGCATGATCCCGACAACCGGAACACCTTCACAGGTCGTCCGGCGCAACTTCAATCTTTAACGAAACTTGCGTTTGGAGTTCCTACCTCCACTCTTGTAAAAAGGCGGTCCCGACCGGGGGAAAATGCGTGCTGGGCGGCGGCGATTTCCTGGTGTGAAACCAGGAAACTCCGGGCCTGTATCATGATGAATGGCAGTAAGTTACGGAACGATCGCCAGAGATCTGTCACGACTCGAAAGATTTCTGGCACAGCCATTGCGATTGCTCTTGACATCTGGCAACGGCGATTTTCAACCGCCAATGCCGCTCAAGACGGACGATCGAATCGCCAATAATTCTTCTATTCCGTGCCCTTCCCTATGGCAGGGACAGGGCTCAACCAAGACAGGGAGGTCTTGATGGCTCGCCCCACGACGCGACGATCGCCTCGGTTGGAGACTCTGGAAGCCCGCAAGCTCCTGTCTGCCGACGTGACCGGCGAACAGCAACTGATGCTGGAACTGATCAACGAGGCACTGATCAATCCCGAGTCGGCCGCTGAGCGGGTGGAGCAAGGGTTGACCCGGGGGGCCATCACCGCAATTACCCGGGACGGCGATTCGGTTGAGTCCGTCATCTCCGACATTGCGTCCTCCGACTCCCGACCTCCGGTCGCCTGGGACGCTTCGCTCGCCGACGCGGCCAAGCGGCACACCGAATACCAGATTCGCCTCGGCGGTCAGACCCACGACGGCCCCAAGGGGCTGGAAACCGCCACCGATCGAGTGATTGCCGCCGGATACGGCAATCCCGATACCGTTGCCGAGAATATCATCTACGGCGTCGATTCTTCTGAACACGCCATGCGGGCCTTCCTGGCCGACTACGGGCCTGGCAACTCCCAGGACCCGCACCGAGAGAACATCCTGCAAACCTCCTCCGACCGCAACGAGAGCCATCAGGACGTCGGCGTGGCCATCTTGCCGGTGGAAGTCTCGGTGGATCGATCCACCCCCTTCGGCTCTCCCACGCCCTCGACCGAGACGAAGCTGGTCGTTACCCAGGTCTTCGCCCGCAAGGAGGAGGCCGCCCCGAAGATTCTCGGCGTGGTCTTCGACGACTCGAACAACGACCAGTTCTATGATCTGGGCGAAGGGGTTTCCAACGCCGAGGTCACGATCACCAACTCGGGCACCGGCCAGTCGTCTCGCGTGACCACCTGGTCGTCCGGCGGCTACCAGGCCGAGGTGACTCCCGGTGTTCACCAGGTCGAGGTCCGCGTGAACGACCGCCTGGTCGGCCGCCGAGACGTGGTTGTCGGTCGGGAAAACACCAAGATTGATTTCCGAGTCAACGACGCCCCCAGAACCGTCTTGCAGATGCCGGTGTCCAGCACCCCCCGATCGACCGCAACCAGCACCGTCCGGCCCTCGGTCGCTCCCGTCGCTCAGCGAACCGTAACATTCACACCAGCCTCGACTCCGGCTCCGGCCCCTGCTCCGACCCCAGCCCCAAGTTCAGCCCCAACCCCGACCCAAATTCCGTCTCGCTCCCAGTTCACCTCGCCGAATGTGGCCACCCGAACTCGGGCTTCGGAGCAAGCTCCGGCCGCGCCACCGACCCTCTCTCCGGCGAGCCTCGACCCGACGCCGAGCAACGTCAACGTGATCTCCGCCTCCCGCGTTGATGCCCGGCCCGTCGCTCGGGAAACCCGCACGTTCACCAACGCTCGACCCAATCCTCCCGAACCGACCGAAAACTCCTCGGCGCTCACGCTTCTGAAGTCGAGCCTCAGCGGCGGCAGCGTCCGATCCTGGCGAATCGCCGAGGGTTCGGCATCCGACTCCACCCTGTCCGCGTCGAGCCGATAAGTTCCGCCTTCCGGGTGATTGATGCACGGTGAGCAGCGGCCCCGGTCCCGGACACGGATGTTCGAGACCGGGGCCGCTCCACGTCGCTGTTGCTGCGGAAAACTGTCTGCCGAGACGGAATGACATCATTCCGAGGTCACACCCCGCCGAAACGAGCATAAGGTCCATTATCAGACCCATTGCGGGCGGCATCTTCGGGGCGGATCGTCCCATTGAGGCGATCAGGCGATCCGCCCCGAGAATCCCTGGCAGGAGCGTCAACCGCGCAGGAAGTCCTGAGCAAGCTCGTCCAACAGACTGCCATCGACCCCGGTCAGAACCGGAGACCGTCGGGAAGCCTTCGAGAGGTTCTCGTCGAACAACGCGAGTTCGATCAACGAGGACGACCAAGACGACGGGGCTGGTACTTCTTCGATGCGGATGGCGTCGGCGATGACGAACCCGTCGGCCCGGTTGCTCAACTGCACCTGGAGCACGCCCGAGGAAACAGTCACCACCCCCAGGTCCGCCCAGCCCGTCCCTTGCTCGGTGAACGCGCCGGGGGTCTGACGCTGATCGACGAGAATTGTCCGTTGCACCTGCCCGTCATCGAGCAGCCGGAACGGCGCGTTGCTCGCCCGGTTCGGGGACGCCGACCAGGTCGCCGAGACCCGATAGCTGACCCCCGGCGTCACGGCAAAGCTCCAGGTCGCCGTCGCCGATCCGTCGCCAGCACCCGCGTAGCGACTCGTCTGATCAAAGCCCCCCAGCACCGAGTACCGCCAGTAACCCACCTCCGCATAGCCGGATTGCGTATCGTCGAGCACCTGAACCAGGGGCGGAGGGGGGGCTGGTACTTCTTCGATGCGGATGGCGTCGGCGATGACGAACCCGTCGGCCCGGTTGCTCAACTGCACCTGGAGCACGCCTGAGGAAACAGTCACCACCCCCAGGTCTTCCCAGCCCGCGCCTTGCTCGGTGAACGCACCGGGGGTCTGACGCTGATCGACGAGAATTGTCTCCTGCACCTGCCCGTCATCGAGCAGCCGGAACGGCGCGTTGCTCGCCCGGTTCGGGGACGCCGACCAGGTCGCCGAGACCCGATAGCTGGCCCCCGGCGTCACGGCAAAGCTCCAGGTCGCCGTCGCCGCGCCGTCGCCGGCCGCCGCGTAGCGACTCGTTTGATCGAAACCGCCCAGCACGGAGTACCGCCAGTAACCCACCTCCGCATAGCCGGATTGCGTATCGTCGAGAATCTGGACCGTCGCGGTGGGAGGGGCAGTCACCGTGACGGATGCCTCGAACTGATCGGAGGGGACCGTCCCGTTGAGACCATCCCGATCCTGGTCGACGAAGTTTCCGGCCAGGTCCAGGATTTTCGGGCCGACGACAATCTGGTAGGTGCCAACCCCGGCCGAGGAGAACACCACGTCGAACTCGCGGTCGGCCGATCCCGGGACCACCGAGACCGAGCCGATCGACACCCCCTGCCCTTCCGGACCCGTCAGTGAAAGCACGTCCTCGATCGTGAACGAATCGGGACGGATGGCCTCGCTGAATCGCAGGCGAATCCGATTCTCGGCGCCGGCAAGAGCCATTGCAGACTCGATCTGAGGTCCATTCGTCTCGCTCGTTACCGCGCGACCAAGATTTAAGCGTCCGCCTGTGATGACCACTCCGTCAAGCTCGGACAGCGGGTCGACGGTCGCCAGCACCTTGGCGATCACCTGGTCGTAAGACCAGTCCGGATGGAGGCCACGGATCAAGGCAACGGCCCCCGTGACGTGCGGCGCCGCCATCGATGTTCCAGACATGTAGCCATATGAGCCATGGCGGACGCTGCTCAGGATCGAGACACCCGGCGCTCCAAGATGGACGGTATTGACACCGTAATTCGAAAAACCCGCGATCTGGTCATACGCATTCGTGGCGGCCACCGAGATCAGGTTGTCGCCCTCATAATTGGCAGGATAGGTCGGGTTCAGGTCATTATTGGAGCCGTTGTTCCCGGCCGCGGTCACAACAATGTGCCCCCGCGCCCTCGCTTCGGCAATCGCATCGACAAACGCAGTGCTGTATCCGCCGCCGCCATAGCTATGATTCGAAACGTGTGCCCCCATCTCGACTGCATAATTCAACGCTTTAATGGCATTACTCGTGTAGCCTCGGCCAGATGAGTCAAGAAACTTCAATGGCATCAACTTCACATTCCAGTTCACCCCAACGACACCCAGCGCATTATTGCCGACCGCGCCGATGGTTCCCGAGACGTGGGTTCCGTGATTATGGTCATCTTGAACATTCGGAGAGTCATTCACAAAGTTCCAACCATGAAGATCATCAATGTAGCCGTTGCCGTCACTATCCTGTCCGTTACTGCCGACTTCACCGGAATTCACCCAAAGATTCGGCACGAGATCGGCGTGGGTCAGGTCGATTCCGGTGTCAATTACCGCGACAATCACGTCGGGACTGCCCGTCGTGACCGACCAGGCCTCAAGCGCGCTGATGTCGGCCCCTGGCAATCCGCCCACGCTCTGCCCCGTGTTATTCAACCCCCAGAGAGAACCGAACCGCGGATCGTCGGGAGACGCCGTGATCGAAACAACATAATCCGGTTGAGCGTAAAGCACCCGAGGGTCGCTTCGAGCAAAGGCAAGCGCCTCCTCAACCGAGCTTCCTTCACGGACCGGAACGGTTCGCATGCCGGGCACCAGGGCGCCTGCGAGATCATGACCTGAGGCTGCCTCGATCGCATCGGGGCGATAGCGAACGATAATATGCTCACTGCTGTACAACTCCTGTTGCGCAGGTGGTGCCTCGGCGACCGGCAAGGCGGCGCCGAGACTGAGCAGGGTTCGTGATTCGAGCGCGTCGAGTGGAAGGAACTTGAGCGCAGAGCATCGTGTGCGTCGCGTGAAGCGGTGCATGGTTGCAGAATGCCGTGATTGGAACAGGTGAATCAAGAGACGAAGGGGAGGGACGACTGGGAATGCGATTTCGTGTGTCTGGTTGACACATCCAAGGCGGTCGTCGTCGTGTTGCTCAGAACGAGCTTGGATTCGTTGATCGTTCTGAGAAGCTTTGAGAAAGTATCCGGAAACTTACCCAATCCCCCGCGCGCATTCCAGTCGAAAATCGCGTCTCATGTTGCAGGATGTCATCAACCCCCTCGGACCGCGCGCCCGAGTCGTTCTCACCGCGCCACCTGGAACGGTTAAGCAACCAGCACGACATAACCCCAAAAGATCATGCGTGCACTCTTCGTTGGGTCCGATGGCGTTCCTCCGACCACGCAAGTGCCAGGAGTGACTCCTGCATCCTCCTGCTTCCCTCCCACGGCAATCCTCGCCATAATGATGGGCCTGGACTGCCGGAATGGCCCGATACTCGACACTGTTCCCTCAAGACACACGAATGCCAACACCTGAACTTGTGGTCGCCGAACAGGCCGCGCAGGCTGCCGGAGAGGTCTTGCTGCGCTATCGGCGTGAAGGAGTCTCTCACCGCTCGAAGGACATCGGCAACCTGATCACCGATGCCGACCTTGAGGCCGAGCGCGCCATCGTCGATGTCCTGCACCGCGCCTTCCCCGAGCACGCCATCCTCGGAGAGGAAGAAGCGAAGCACGGCGACCTCGATGCCGAGCACCTCTGGGTGGTCGACCCGCTCGACGGCACCAATAACTTTGCCCATCAGTTGCCCCATTTCGCCGTCTCGATCGCCTACTACCGCGAGGGAGCGGCGCAGTGCGGCATCGTGCTCAGTCCGGTCAGCGGCGATCGGTTCACCGCGATCCGGGGGGCAGGGGCGTTTCAGAATGGCCGACCGGTCCGGGTTGCAGATCATGAACGCCTGGATCAATCCATGATCGGCGTCGGATTCTATTATGATCGTGGGGCGATGATGGAGGCGACCCTGCGCTCCATCTCCGGCCTGTTCCGGCAGAACATTCACGGGATTCGACGATTCGGCACCGCCGCGCTCGATCTCTGCATGGTCGGCTGCGGGCAGTTCGGCGCCTTTTTCGAGTACCAGCTCGCCCCGTGGGACTTCGCCGCCGGTCGACTGTTCGTTGAGGAGGCCGGTGGTCGGGTCACGAACTGCCTGGGAGCCCCCCTGGACCTGACCGTGTCCAGCGTGCTCGCCTCCAATGGACGATTGCACGAGGCGGTCCTCGCCATTGTCCGGGACAATCACCCGTCATCCGAGCCTGCCTCATGAGCGCCCGGTGCAGGCGACGGCGAGCGCCGTAACCGTCGAAAGCCCCCTGCCCCGAGCCCTCGAACGATCAATCCCGATCTCACTCGCGCCCGAGGGCTCCCCGCCGGAACCGGTTCCCTTCGACCGACTCCCACGATTGCCGGCGGATTTCCACCGCCCCTGCTCCCCTACCCGCGGCCGATCGAGACGGAGACGGCAGGTCGAGCGACACGGGAGATCGCTCCGAGATCGACTGGAATCCCGAATTGCCCCCCTGCCCTCGGGCACCGAGCGAGACATCCTCGGTCCGAGCGACCTCACGATCACTTCTCGGCAAGGAGAGCGACCCCGGAGACGATGAGAAGGTGGGTGATCGATCACGAGCGGTTGCCGGCGGTGGGATCGGAGACGACGACGACTGATCGGCCAGCACCATCCCCTGCGATCGGGCCAGCTCCAGCACGTCGACGACCAGATAGCCTTCCTTCACCGGCCGATCGAAGGTGGTATTGGCCGCGAAATCATCGGTGGGGTTCGGCTTGATGCTCCCAAGATACATGGTCAGCTCGGCCATCTCGGGAACGGTCAACCGGACGACTCGCGGCAGTTGGATTGTCTCTGGAGGCTCGGCTCCGCCGGTCGCCGGCAGCCGGATTGTTTCCGGTCGCTCGACCCGGGCTCGGGCGATCAGCTCGCCTCGCCCTTCGGTAAACAGGCGGTGCTCGATGATCCGCTGTTCGGCAATGCTCAGGATCGACTCCTTGACCATTGTCGAGCCGTTCGGGAGCCGTCGCTGTTCGATCAGGGTCAAGGTTGCGTCCGACTCTCCCGGAGCAATTTCCAGATCGGCCGGCAACGGCTCCAGGCCCAGGACCTCGAAGATCCAGTCGGGACGAACCGAGGCGAGCATCGGGTCGGCAAACCCTTCGGTCTGGGCATACGACCCGATCACCATCTCGTTCGATAGGTCGTTGGCAAACCAGAACTCCCGGTCATTCGAGCCGATGTCGGCCACCGCCATCCCGGGAGGCTTTCGGAGCGTGACCCGAAGATTCCTCGCCCGCTCCATCACCATCACGCCGCTGGCCGTGCCTCCCAGCAAGGGAGAGCGCTCGTTGCCGTTCTGGTCGCGGAAGGTATCGATCTTGATGTTCAGATCCGAGACCTTGAGCGCCTGGACCAGTTGCGAGCGCCGATCGTGTTCCAGGGCGACCCGACGAACCAGTTCATCGGGATCGGGCTGGTCGGCCTGCGCCACGGGAGCCTGGGCCAGATCGCGTCTCAGGAAATTCCCCTGAAACGAGGATCGGCAACCGGTTCCGGTGACGAGAACCAGTCCGAACAGGAGCAGGGGAACGATGGGAAGTCGGGACATGAGGCCCTACCGGCGGTTCGAGGACCGAGTCGGGTCGTCGCTCGTCACACCTCGGTCGGGGGCAATCAAAGGTCATCTCCCGGGCGTATCCCGCCTGAGGGATGAGATGTCGGCGCAAGAGCAGGACGCCCTCGGAGGGGAAACGGACGCACTACACCAGAATTGTCCCACATGGGCAAGGCGAACCTGGCAATTCCCGCTCGATCCGATCGCGGGAGATGCCGTTCGAACCGCCTCTGCGGATCCTTCGGCCTCTCTGTGGACGTTTTTCAACCAAACTCTTGACCGCGATCCCTGCACGTCGGGGAGCCAACAAACACGGCCGACCCCTTCGATGTTGAAGGAGTCGGCCGAGAATCCCGGGGACCCGCCCGCCGCCAGTTGACGACTCATCATCGAGTGCGTCGGTCGTCGCCGGGGGGCTCCTGGTCCTGCCGGGAGGGCTCAGACCAACTGGAGCAATGGAGCGGGAGAGCGTCTGCTCCGCGATCGCGAGGCCCGGCCTCGCCGCTTGGGGCGCGAGGGCCGGGGAGTCCAGTCGTCATGAAGTTTGCGGACGGCGCGAACCTCGATCTTTCGGACCCATTCGCGGGTCACGCCGAGATGGAGGCCGATCTGTTTCAGCGTCATCGCGTCGTGATCGCCGAGTCCGTAGCGAAGCGTCAGGATGGTTCGCTCCCGGTCATCGAGCCGCTTGAACCGTCGCATCAGGTCGCGACGATCGTCGTCGAATTCGAGCGATGCATCCGGGGCATCCCGAAGGTCGGCCGTCTCGTTCAGGGTGTCCCCGTCATCCCGATCGCCGCCAACCGGCATCAGGCGGCAGGCGATCAGCGCTTTCTCGACCATCCGGCACTTTGCGTCCGAAAGCCCAAGCGTCACCACCAGCTCTTCGAAACTGGCCGGCTGGCCGAACTCTCTCAGATGATGACGCTCGGCTCGGCGCCATTTGGTCAAGAGACCGACCATGTGCGCCGGCAAACGGATGGTGGCCGTCGTCGTGATCAGGGCATGACGAATCGCCTGCTTGATCCAGTGGCTCGCGTAGGTGCTGAATCGTGTCCCGAACCGTGGGTCAAAGGCTTCGGTGGCTCGGATCAAACCGAGATTCCCTTCACCAACCAGGTCTTCGAGGGCAAGTCCTCGGCCTTCGAAGTCGCGGGCGATTTTGACGACCAGGCGCAGGTTGGCTCCGATCAGGCGCGTCCGAGCGGCTTCGTCCCCCGTTCGAATCG harbors:
- a CDS encoding phospho-sugar mutase; its protein translation is MSTAQDDSVARVAQAVAEGKLSESAAKNIRRWLIESPFVPYRDRLRADIEQQRWRELDDAFFAVLEFGTGGRRGRMYPIGTNVLNERTIAESARGLADYVTSRKGSDAKRSCVIARDARRNSKEFAECCARVLAGAGFTVYLFPEPRSTPLLSFAVRHLGCDGGIMITASHNPPSDNGFKCYASTGGQVIPPDDSGIIACVEAVSEREIPEVSMDEGLKDGSIQLVGEEIDRSFIAAVVSQSVSDARNASIVYTPMHGVGDSACGEALRAAGFAKVNVLESQRQPDPDFSNVPGHVANPEVPRTLEPAIEEARRTGADLVIASDPDADRIGVALPVGPSSAGAWTTLTGNQIGALLAAFVVEQCQKAGSLRPDHYMVTTLVSTPMTRSIAEQAGIGMEDNLLVGFKWIGQRIDRAGPSNFLFGFEESHGYLRGTHVRDKDAAVAALLFAELVATLKERGQTVLDYLDELYRKHGHYGEALINKVYEGRTGLEKIRSLMAALREDPPHQIGGLAVTRVDDYGRHESRRPGSSAPPTPLPEPSGDLLIFTLDAPGTRFAARPSGTEPKIKFYLFARTDTSGLADGASVDTAKAETAQRLEQMAEDIHRYIASKVPEESA
- a CDS encoding CAP domain-containing protein, giving the protein MARPTTRRSPRLETLEARKLLSADVTGEQQLMLELINEALINPESAAERVEQGLTRGAITAITRDGDSVESVISDIASSDSRPPVAWDASLADAAKRHTEYQIRLGGQTHDGPKGLETATDRVIAAGYGNPDTVAENIIYGVDSSEHAMRAFLADYGPGNSQDPHRENILQTSSDRNESHQDVGVAILPVEVSVDRSTPFGSPTPSTETKLVVTQVFARKEEAAPKILGVVFDDSNNDQFYDLGEGVSNAEVTITNSGTGQSSRVTTWSSGGYQAEVTPGVHQVEVRVNDRLVGRRDVVVGRENTKIDFRVNDAPRTVLQMPVSSTPRSTATSTVRPSVAPVAQRTVTFTPASTPAPAPAPTPAPSSAPTPTQIPSRSQFTSPNVATRTRASEQAPAAPPTLSPASLDPTPSNVNVISASRVDARPVARETRTFTNARPNPPEPTENSSALTLLKSSLSGGSVRSWRIAEGSASDSTLSASSR
- a CDS encoding S8 family serine peptidase; protein product: MHRFTRRTRCSALKFLPLDALESRTLLSLGAALPVAEAPPAQQELYSSEHIIVRYRPDAIEAASGHDLAGALVPGMRTVPVREGSSVEEALAFARSDPRVLYAQPDYVVSITASPDDPRFGSLWGLNNTGQSVGGLPGADISALEAWSVTTGSPDVIVAVIDTGIDLTHADLVPNLWVNSGEVGSNGQDSDGNGYIDDLHGWNFVNDSPNVQDDHNHGTHVSGTIGAVGNNALGVVGVNWNVKLMPLKFLDSSGRGYTSNAIKALNYAVEMGAHVSNHSYGGGGYSTAFVDAIAEARARGHIVVTAAGNNGSNNDLNPTYPANYEGDNLISVAATNAYDQIAGFSNYGVNTVHLGAPGVSILSSVRHGSYGYMSGTSMAAPHVTGAVALIRGLHPDWSYDQVIAKVLATVDPLSELDGVVITGGRLNLGRAVTSETNGPQIESAMALAGAENRIRLRFSEAIRPDSFTIEDVLSLTGPEGQGVSIGSVSVVPGSADREFDVVFSSAGVGTYQIVVGPKILDLAGNFVDQDRDGLNGTVPSDQFEASVTVTAPPTATVQILDDTQSGYAEVGYWRYSVLGGFDQTSRYAAAGDGAATATWSFAVTPGASYRVSATWSASPNRASNAPFRLLDDGQVQETILVDQRQTPGAFTEQGAGWEDLGVVTVSSGVLQVQLSNRADGFVIADAIRIEEVPAPPPPLVQVLDDTQSGYAEVGYWRYSVLGGFDQTSRYAGAGDGSATATWSFAVTPGVSYRVSATWSASPNRASNAPFRLLDDGQVQRTILVDQRQTPGAFTEQGTGWADLGVVTVSSGVLQVQLSNRADGFVIADAIRIEEVPAPSSWSSSLIELALFDENLSKASRRSPVLTGVDGSLLDELAQDFLRG
- a CDS encoding inositol monophosphatase family protein, translating into MPTPELVVAEQAAQAAGEVLLRYRREGVSHRSKDIGNLITDADLEAERAIVDVLHRAFPEHAILGEEEAKHGDLDAEHLWVVDPLDGTNNFAHQLPHFAVSIAYYREGAAQCGIVLSPVSGDRFTAIRGAGAFQNGRPVRVADHERLDQSMIGVGFYYDRGAMMEATLRSISGLFRQNIHGIRRFGTAALDLCMVGCGQFGAFFEYQLAPWDFAAGRLFVEEAGGRVTNCLGAPLDLTVSSVLASNGRLHEAVLAIVRDNHPSSEPAS
- a CDS encoding sigma-70 family RNA polymerase sigma factor — encoded protein: MIGRTPETTSEEQPPMGRCCTREQTYATPLGDYLREIRDHDLLSADEEIELAEAIRTGDEAARTRLIGANLRLVVKIARDFEGRGLALEDLVGEGNLGLIRATEAFDPRFGTRFSTYASHWIKQAIRHALITTTATIRLPAHMVGLLTKWRRAERHHLREFGQPASFEELVVTLGLSDAKCRMVEKALIACRLMPVGGDRDDGDTLNETADLRDAPDASLEFDDDRRDLMRRFKRLDDRERTILTLRYGLGDHDAMTLKQIGLHLGVTREWVRKIEVRAVRKLHDDWTPRPSRPKRRGRASRSRSRRSPAPLLQLV